The Bacteroidales bacterium genome includes a region encoding these proteins:
- the der gene encoding ribosome biogenesis GTPase Der, with the protein MGNLVAIVGRPNVGKSTIFNRLTNTRRAIVNEEAGTTRDRQYGKVEWCGNEFSIIDTGGWVVNSDDIFEDEINKQVSIAIEEADVLLFVVDAITGVTDLDDRVAAILRRTTKPVIVVANKIDSNEWQYTSAQFYSFGLGDPFSISAANGSGTGDLLDEIISKFTKKEEETIEENVPRIAVVGRPNAGKSSIINAFIGEDRNIVTNIAGTTRDSIHTRYTKFGFDFYLVDTAGIRKKGKVTEDIEYYSVIRSIRAIEDSDVCVLMIDATRGIEGQDMNIFSLIQKNKKGLVVCVNKWDLVEDKSQKAIKAFEEAIRNRFAPFTDFPIIFTSALTKQRIFKVLECAAQVFENRRQQIPTARLNEEILAAIEAYPPPAHKGKYVKIKYITQLKGSYVPTFIFFCNLPQWVKEPYKRYLENQIRQRWNFSGSPINIFMRQK; encoded by the coding sequence ATGGGAAATTTAGTAGCAATAGTAGGACGCCCCAATGTAGGCAAGTCAACAATTTTTAACCGACTCACCAACACCCGTAGAGCCATAGTAAACGAAGAGGCAGGCACTACACGCGACCGCCAATACGGAAAAGTAGAGTGGTGTGGAAACGAATTCTCAATCATTGATACAGGCGGTTGGGTAGTAAACTCTGACGATATATTCGAGGATGAAATCAACAAACAAGTATCCATTGCCATTGAAGAGGCAGACGTACTCCTATTTGTAGTAGATGCAATAACAGGAGTAACTGACCTTGATGACCGTGTAGCAGCTATCCTACGACGCACCACAAAACCCGTAATAGTAGTAGCAAACAAAATAGACAGTAACGAGTGGCAATACACATCGGCACAATTCTATTCATTCGGACTTGGCGATCCTTTCAGTATCTCGGCAGCAAACGGCTCGGGAACAGGCGACCTGCTTGATGAAATAATCTCAAAATTTACAAAAAAAGAGGAAGAGACAATTGAGGAGAACGTACCACGCATAGCCGTAGTAGGACGTCCTAATGCAGGAAAATCATCAATAATCAACGCATTTATAGGAGAAGACCGCAACATAGTAACCAATATAGCAGGAACAACACGCGACTCAATACACACACGCTACACAAAATTCGGATTCGACTTTTACCTTGTCGATACCGCAGGAATACGTAAAAAAGGAAAAGTAACCGAAGACATAGAGTACTACTCAGTAATTCGCTCAATCAGAGCGATAGAAGACTCTGATGTATGCGTATTAATGATTGACGCAACACGCGGAATAGAGGGACAAGATATGAACATCTTCTCTCTAATCCAGAAAAACAAAAAAGGATTAGTAGTGTGCGTAAACAAATGGGACTTAGTAGAAGACAAAAGTCAAAAAGCAATCAAAGCATTTGAAGAGGCAATTCGCAACCGCTTTGCCCCTTTCACCGACTTCCCAATCATCTTCACATCAGCCCTAACCAAACAACGCATATTTAAAGTACTTGAGTGTGCCGCACAAGTATTTGAAAACCGCCGTCAGCAAATACCAACTGCACGACTAAACGAAGAGATACTTGCCGCCATTGAGGCATATCCACCACCAGCGCACAAAGGAAAATATGTAAAGATAAAATATATAACCCAGTTAAAAGGCTCGTATGTGCCAACTTTTATCTTCTTCTGTAACTTGCCACAGTGGGTAAAAGAGCCATACAAACGCTATCTCGAAAATCAAATCCGTCAACGTTGGAATTTTTCGGGAAGTCCTATTAATATATTTATGCGTCAAAAATAG